A DNA window from Arachis duranensis cultivar V14167 chromosome 3, aradu.V14167.gnm2.J7QH, whole genome shotgun sequence contains the following coding sequences:
- the LOC127745764 gene encoding classical arabinogalactan protein 2, giving the protein MGFASLQVFLILGLLATSCIAQAPGAAPTQSPKSSAPVPAPATSPSNSPAQAPSPSGSSPPPPSPGPAGPASGPGSEPPPSAVPPSAAFSISNTFVAATALVGTLVAMITLA; this is encoded by the coding sequence ATGGGTTTTGCTTCATTGCAAGTGTTTTTGATATTGGGTCTTTTGGCCACGTCATGCATAGCACAAGCACCAGGAGCTGCACCAACACAGTCACCCAAATCATCTGCACCAGTACCAGCACCAGCAACTTCTCCTTCAAATTCACCAGCTCAGGCACCTAGCCCCAGCGGTTCTTCTCCTCCCCCGCCGTCACCCGGCCCAGCTGGCCCCGCATCCGGACCAGGCTCAGAGCCACCTCCCTCTGCTGTGCCACCCTCTGCTGCATTCTCTATCAGCAACACCTTTGTTGCTGCCACTGCCCTTGTTGGAACCTTGGTCGCCATGATCACCTTGGCTTAA